CGGTCAAGACCACGTCGATACCGCCCTGATAGGCCATCTCGAAGAGATCGACGGCGGCGGCCGCGTTGCCATGCTCGCCGGAGCTGAACCGCGGATGATGCCAGTAGGCCAGCGTGCAGGTGCTGGGATTCGCCGCTAGGTCGGACTGCAACCATTGCCCCTGAGGCGAACCGGGATCGCAGCCGCCGACCTGAGCGCAGTTGCTGTTGAGCACGATGACGTGCCACGAGCCCAGATCGTAGCTGTAGTACCCTTCGCCTGGATTGCCCGCGGCGGCGCCGAAATAGTCGAAATATGCCGACGCACCCGCGGTGTGGTAGTCGTGATTCCCCGCCGAGGGTTGGGTACGCCACTTGTGGCGTCCCCAGCTGGGATCGTAGCAGTTCGCGAATTCCTGCGCGGCGCCGTCGGGGTAAACGTGATCGCCGAGCGTGATCACCGTGCCGGCGATATCGTCGAGAAGCGCCGCGGTGCCCTCGTCGTTTTGTGGGCCGCAGCCGGCGATGTCGCCCGCTCCCACGACCACCACGCCAGTAGGCAGAACGACGAACAGGACTTGATCCGAGCCCGACTTGCCACCGGTGTCGGTCGCGGTCGCGGTGACGACGTGCACGCCTTCCGACAGATCCGAGGTGAAAGAGCCTCCCGCGCCGATCATGCCGTCCCGGTCTGACTCCCACGAGACAAGGGACGAGACGTCTCCGTCTTCAGCGTCGGTGGCGGTTCCAAGGAAAACAACGTTCAGTCCGTTCTCGAACGTCGTGCCGTTCTCCGGGGCGGCTATGGTGACCGTGGGAGGTGCGTTATTTATTGCGTCTCGGTATTCGATGTGTAACAGAGGCGCGGCGTTTTGAACCCCGTCATAAGCTTCCGCGGTGCGTCTTCCCACGCCGATGAGAACGATCGACAAGGCGTTTCCGCTCGACCACCCCGGCCGGCTCACGATCTCCTGGATCACCGGGGAGAGATCGGGGGTTCGCTGCTCCGAGCCCGACTCTCCCACCGTCGTCCAGGGGGGCGGGACCCACACGACCGACGCTGCCGTTCTCGGTCTCGTCGAGACGTCCCCGTTGGACGTGGCAAAGGGAAAGGCATGGTCGACCGATTCGCCTTCGATGACGAGAAACGTCGGACCGTCCCCGGTCTCGTCCACCTGAAACTGAATGAAGGCGTTCGCGATCGCGGCGTCTCGGGGGACGTCCACGCCGCCGAAGCGAATGCCCACGGTTTGGATGCTCCCTTCCTCGACGAGCTCCAGGTCGCTGCTGGCCAGAGACACCGAGCCGGTCGGCTTTTCCTCGGCGTCGTCCGAGCTCGAGCCAACCCGCACTTCGACGGTGGTCGGCGCCGGCTCGGCAACGGCCACGTTCACCTGCGCGAGGCCGGTCGACCCCTCGCCATCGACCGCGGAAGCCGTGATCTCATGACTCCCGGAGGAGAGCGTGGCCATCGAGAGGAAGCCGCCCGTCCCCAGGCTTCCGTCACGATCGGACTCCCAGAGGAGGCTCGGGGTGAGCTCTCCATCCTCCAGGTCGTCTGCCGTGCCCGAGAATTGAATCGTTTCTCCGAAATCGAAGCTCGCGCCATGCACCGGCAGAGAAATGCTCACCACCGGTGGCGTGTTGTTCACCGTCAACGTGACGAGATCCGAGCTCGCGAGCCCCTCGGTGTCCGTCACCGTGGCCGTGATCGTGTGCTGGCCGAGAGAGAGCGTTCCGTGCGTGATGGAGCCCCCGGTGCCGAATTCTCCGTCGAGGTTCGAGCTCCAGGAGATCTCGGCGGTGAGAACACCATCCTCGGCGTCGCTGGCGGTCCCGGTGAAGTCGATGCTCTCGCCGGAATCGAAGATCGAGCCGCTCGCCGGCGCGTTGATCGTCACGCTCGGCGGGGAGCCCACCACAACCGTGAGCGCGATCTGAGCCGAGCCGATGAGTCCTCCGTGATCCGCTACCCAGGCGGTGACCCGGTGCAGTCCGGGAGAAAGTCCCGCCGTGGAGATTACCGCCCCGGAGCCGATGCTGCCGTCCCGATCCGATATCCATGACAGCTCCGACGCGAGGTCCCCGTCTTCATCGTCGGTGGCAGCTCCCGAGAAGTCGATCGGGTCAGCAGAACCGAAGATCGATCCATCCACAGGCGCGTCAATCGTCACCGTCGGCAGCGTGTCGGCCGTGCATCCCGGGTCGAGTTGAAACGTGGCCCGCGCATCCGATCCAACGGAGAACCCGTTCCAAACCGTGACGTGGCTCCCCGCGCGGAACACCGCGGAGCCAGGACCGACGATGTGGAAGTCGGGACCGATGGTTATCGTTTCGCACGCGAGGTAGAACCGGTTGTCCTCGACGACCTCTCCCTCGAGGACGAGCGAGCTCGGCCCATTGAGGATCGTTCCCCTGACCGAAACCTCGGGCTCGGGGAGAGTCGTGACCGAGACGGGTATGGCGAGAACCCAACCGCGAAAACGCATTGCCCCCCAACTTCGCGACGCAGCGTGGGCCGACTCGATGGCAGACGAGACTCAGTGGCGGGCCGTCATCGACTTGCAGGATTACCGTCGTAAAACGCGCTGGAACCCCAACCCAACCCTGTAAGCGCCCCCAACCCTAGTCGGACCGCTTCTGGCGGCGGGGATTGTAACACATTCTGGAGTCACGAGAGCACGAAGAATGAAACTTTCTTGAGTGATAATGTTGCCCGCGAGCCAAATGATCCGAATCAGACGCTGCCCGAGAACGCACGAGGTCTTCGTCCTCAACGGAGTCGCCGCACTCCTCGCAGCCACGGCCTGGTTATGGTGGAAGACCGAGATGCTTCTCCAATACTTCTACTACGACCGCTTGCTCGCTCTGACTCATCTCGTCACACTCGGGTTTCTGACGTCGATGATGATGGGCGTCCTCCATCGGCTGTCGCCGATGCTTCTGAAGGTGGAAGCCTCTTCTCGTTCCGTGGCTCGCTTTCAGCTCGTCCTGTTCCTCGTCGGGAGCTGGGGAATGATCGCGCACTTCTGGCTTGGCGAAGCCATCGGGATGAGCTGGTCGGCCCTTCTGGTTCTCGGTGCTGCTCTCCTCCAGCTATGGAACTTTCGGGGATTGTTTCGTGCCTCGAGCAAAACGAAGTGGCCGCGGCTCTTCGTCGCGTCGTCCCTTGTTTTCTTGCTCCTGGCGGCGAGCCTGGGGGTTCTTCTCGCACTGGTGAAGGCATACGACGTCCGGCCCGCGTTCCTCGCCGACGATCATCTCGCCAATCTCTTTGCCCATGCGCATCTCGCCGCCGTCGGCTGGGTGGCAAACATGATCTTCGGCTTCCAGCTGGAGATCGTTCCCACCACCGAGGGCGCATCGAGCTCGCTGCCTCTTCGATTCGCTCTCCTGCAGGTCGGGACCGTCGGTCTCACGATGGGATTTCTCGGTGGAGTGAGCCTATTTCCCTTTGCGCTCATGATCGTCGTCGCCTGCTTGTGGCAGGGGTTCTCCCCGGCACGATCGTTTCTGCGGGGACGTACGAGGGAGTGGGACATGGCGCCACTGTTCGTTCTCGCGGTCGTGGCATCGATGGGCCTCGTGCTCGCGCTCGGTTGGCCCGAACAAGCTGACCCCGCTAGAGGGCGGGTGCAGCTCGCTTACGGCTTTCTCGGCCTGTACGGATTCATGGTTCTCACCGTCTCGGCGGTTGCGCCCAAGCTCTTTCCCATATGGGTTTGGAAAGAGCGTTATCGAGACGAGTACGGCAAGCACCCCGTCCCGGGGATGAAAGAGCTGCCCGACAAGAGGCTGATACGATTCGCGAACTCCGCGATCTTGTTGGGGACGCTCTCGACCACGGTCTCGATCTGCCTGGCGTTTCCCGAGGGACTTCTGATGGCGGCCACGATCCTGTTGGCCGGCGTATGTGCCTTCGTGACGAACCTCTTGCGGATCGTGCGCCATAGCCTTCTCGAGCTCGCTCCGCGATGAGAGAGTCCGAAGACGGCTCGACCGAGGCCCTCCGGGCATTCGCCCGGGAAGCGGTCGATTGGATGCTGGACTATCTCACGAGCCCGACCGACGATAGGATTTTTAGTGGCGTGGCTCCGGCCGAGATCTTCGGGCGCTTCAACGAGGCGATTCCCGAAGAGGGCTCCTCACTCGGCGCGGTGTTCCAAGAGTTCCGCCGCGAGATCGTCGCCGGCGCCACCCATCTCCAGCATTCTGGTAACTTCGCGTACATTCCGAACTCGGCGAGCGTCGTCGGTATCGTCGCCGATCTGCTCGCCGCGACCCTGAATCAGAACGTGAGCCTGGTGCGAGGAGGTCCCTCGGCTGCCGCGGTCGAGGCGCAAACCGTTCGCTGGTTGCAGTCGCTCATCGGGTACCCGGCGGAAGGCGGCGGTGTCCTCACCAGCGGAGGCTCTTTGGCCAATCTCATGGCGCTCGCGCTCGCCCGCGAGCGCCTGGCCGGGGGAGAACGGATGGTGTTCTACCTCTCGGAGGAGACTCATAGCTCGATCGACCGGGGACTTCGTTTCCTGGGCATCGGCCCCGATGCGATTCGCCGCATTCCAACCGACGACGCGTTTCGAATGAACCTCGGCGCTCTGCGGGCGGCGATTGCCCGCGAGGGGTGCCGCGGTGTCGTGGTGGCAACCGCGGGCACGATTGGAAGCGGCGCCGTCGACCCGCTCGAAGAGCTCGCCGACGTCTGCCGTCGCGAGAACCTGTGGCTACACGTCGACGGCGCCTATGGCGCCCTGGCCGCCGCCGCCCCGAGCGCTTCTTGGATGCGAGCCGGCCTCTCGCGAGCCGATTCGATCTCGCTGGACCCCCACAAGTGGCTCTTCGTCCCGATCGACACGAGTTGTCTTCTCGTGCGCGACGTTTCTTTCATGCGCGAGTTCTTCACCGTCGTGCCCGACTACCTGAAGGTGAGCGCGTCGGAGATGGAAGGCGACGTCCATCACCCGATGCAACATACGGTGGAGCTGTCGCGCCGCTTCCGGGCGCTTCGCCTCTGGATGGTTCTGAAGACCTACGGTGCCCGGGCCATCCGTGATCGCATCGAAGCGCATCTGTCTCTGGCGCGGGAGCTCGCCTCGTGGATCGAACGGGCACCCGATTTCGAGCTCTGCGCGCCCGTCATGACGAGCACGGTCTGCTTCCGCTACCTTCCCGGTTCCGATGCCACCCAGGAACGGATCCTCGATCGATTGAACCGTCGGCCCGGCTTGTTTCTCTCGCCGAACCGGTTGAGGGGCCGCTTCACCTTGAGAGCATGCATCACGCATTTGCGGACCGGCGAGAACGACCTGCGGCGCCTGTGGGAAGCCTGTCAGGAGGAGGCCCGAGGCCTGTGACCGTCGGGCCGCTCATTTACCACACGCGGGACAGCTTCCTTCTTGCGCTTCCTTGCGTTTCGCCACCACGAAGCGTGCCGTCTGGCTCGGATCCATCGCCGCCATCGTCTCCCAATGACTCGAATCCACGGGCCCGGTCGCAATGTTCGGTACGATGGCCGACCTCAGAACCTCCCGGATGGCTTCGACCGCGCTCGATCCGAGCTCGGTGAATCGCACTCCGTAACCGGGAGGGAAAGGTCCGCGTCGTCGGTTCCCCCGGTTCTCCCAGTTCACGACCGCCTCGAGCTCGAAGGAAAACGGCTCTTTCGGTGGAAGGATCCTCAATCGCACCTGAGCCTGCGGCAGAAGCGACATGCTCGTGGCCACGTAGGCGCCGCCGGGGGAAAGAGACAGGAGCTTCCCCGTACCCTCGTTGAACGACGTCTTCAGCCAAACGAGGTAATCGTCCGAGAGGTCGACCCGCTGAATGACGCTCGCCATTGCCTCTCCTCTCTGTGATGTTTGGATCTAGTATGCCAGAGTCAGGGCAACGAGCCCAGGCTCCTGAGGAACTCGAGCCTCAGATTGATTCTTCGGCCGAAGCTTCCGGAGAAATGCTGGGTGACGGTGCGCGTCCCCCGCCGCTCGGCGTTTCGCATGGTCATGCATGTCTGATCGGTCTCGAGCAGGACGGCGGCACCTCGCGCGCGAAGGTGTGCGACCAGGGCGTCGGCAATCTGTCGGGTAACGGTCTCCTGAATCTCGAGGCGGTGCGAGTAGCAGTCCACCAGCCGCGTGAGGCTCGAGAGCGAAGCGAGCTTTGGCCCCGGAAGATAGGCCAGATGGGCGAGTCCGTGGTAGGGAAGCAGGTGATGGGGACAGAGTCCGTGGAAGGGGATGGCTTTCAACAGGACCATTCCCGAAGGCGCCCGAGATTTTGGCAGGGGGTAGGCTTCCTGAAAGAGCTCCTTCGGATCGACTTCGTAGCCGTCGAGAAACGTCTCGCTCCAAGCCCGGGCTACGAGCGCGGGCGTCGGCTCGAGCTCGGTCCCTTCGATGACATGGCCCGAGGCTTCGAGGAAGCGACGCACGGCATCCTGCATCGCTTCGAGATCGAAGCGATTACCCGGGTTCGCCATGATAGATGACGCCGGCGTCGTCGGTCTCGTAGAGCTGCATTTCCTTCAGGCCGCCGAGGTGGGGCAAAAGGCGCTTCCACATCCAAATGACCACGTTCTCGGCCGTCGGATTTTCGAGATACCGGTTCAAGTCGTCGTGGTCGATGACGCTCAGCACGTGCTCGTGCACGATCGCCTTGACCTGGAGAAAATCGACCGCCAGCCCCGTTGCCGGGTCGACCGGGCCTTCTACGAAGACCAGAAGCCTATAGTTGTGTCCGTGGGTATGAGAACAGGGTCCCTGATAGTACGGCAAACGATGCGCAGCGTTGAACTGAAACTCGACGCGTAGGATCAAACTCCGATGACCTGGGCGGTCAGACTCCTCTCCCTGGGCCCGTCGAGCTCGGCGAAGAGAATGCTCTGCCACTGACCCAGAGGAATCTTGCCTTCCTGAATCGGGAGGGTGATGTTGTGCCCCAAGACGAGTGCGCGAATATGGGCATCGGCGTTCTTGCGCTCGCAATCAGAGCAGTCCTCGCAATTGTGCAGATAACCGCTGTCGCGGTGCGCCAGCTTCTCGAGGAAATGCTTGACGTCCGCCATGAGCGCCGCCTGGAATTCGTTGATAAAGACTGCGGTCGTGGTGTGCAACGAGGAGAGGATCAGAAAACCCGCCTTCACTCCCGAGGACTTGACCAGGTCCCTGATGCGATCGGTGACGTTGTAGAGCTCGACCCGGGAATCGGTCACCACCTTCAGCGTCCTCGAGAACATTTTCAAGTTGCCCTCGAGCTCCTCCCATGTCCCTTCTTCCGCATCGTCCGTTTTCACTATGGCGCTGGCACTCAGGGACGCTCTACTGTTCATGTTGTCTGGTACTCCTTCTAGAGTTCTCGCCCGCTTCACTCCATATTGTGACAGAACGCGATTCGTGCAACCACAGGATGGGCCAAAAGAATTAATCTAGTACAGCCAATCGGGTTTGGCAACCCCGACCACCGCATCTCGTTCAGAACACAGGGCCTATGCTCCGGGACCTTGCTCCCCCCTGACGCCGCGTGTAAGCTCTCTCGCCGAGGACATGCTGGAAGCCGCCTTTCTCTCCGAGCTCGCCGCCCTCGTGGAGCCCGAGGCTCTTCTCGTAGACGCTCACCATGTCATCGCCTACGAATGCGACGGTTCGACGGCCTTCAAAGCCGCCCCCGACGCGGTCGTGCTTCCGCGTTCGACCGAGGAAGTCGCGCGCGTCGTCCAGTGCTGCTCACGGGCGCGGGTCCCCTTCGTCGCGCGTGGTGCGGGTACCGGTCTCTCCGGGGGAGCCACGCCGAGCGAAGGCGGGGTCGTCATCGCGCTCACGAGAATGAACCGCTTGCTCGAGCTCGACCTCGACAACCGGCTCGCTCTTTGCCAGACGGGGATCGTGAATCTGGAAATCTCGCGGTCGGTCGCGCCCCACGGGCTCACCTTCGCGCCGGACCCATCGAGCCAGTCCGCGTGCACCCTGGGAGGTAACATTGCGGAAAACTCGGGCGGTCCCCACTGTTTCAAATACGGACCGACGACGGCTCACGTCGTCGGCCTGAGAGTCGTTCTGCCCGACGGACAGATCGTGGAGCTCGGAGGTCCCCGCGAAACCGCGGGTTACGATCTGGTCGGATTGTTCGTCGGCTCGGAGGGTACTTTTGGCATCGCCACCGAAGCGCTCGTCAGGTTGATGCCCCTGCCCGAAGCGGTGAAGACCTTGCTCGCGCCCTTCCGGAGCATGGTTGCCGCCTGCGAGGCGGTCTCGGCCATCGTCGCTCGGGGCATCGTGCCCGCGGCGCTCGAGATGCTCGATCGGCGAACCATCGAGGTGATCGAGGCCGGGGCGCTCGCCGCGGGCTATCCGAAGGAAGCCGAGGCGGTCCTTCTGGTGGAGCTAGACGGGCCGGGCAGCGGCATGGACCGAATGGAGCGGGAGGTGCAGCGTATCTGCATCGAGTGCGGGGCGGTGTCCGTTCAAGTGGCGCGAAACGACGAGGAACGCGCTCGTTTGTGGTTGGGTAGGAAGTCCGCCTTTGGAGCGATGGGTCGGCTTTCGACGGATCTGTATGTCCAAGACGGCGTCGTACCCCGGTCGATGCTTCCCGAGGTTCTCGAGCGCGTGGGGGAGATCGCAAGCAAGCACCGGATTCGCGTCGCCAATGTCTTTCACGCCGGTGACGGGAACTTGCACCCCTGCATTCCCTACGATGGTCGCGACGAGGACGAGAAGAGGCGCGTGCTCGCCGCCAGCCACGAGATACTCGAGCTTTGCGTTTCCGTCGGGGGCTCAATCAGCGGCGAGCACGGGATCGGCGTCGAGAAGGCCGACCGTATGGACCTGCTGTTCTCGCCGGCGGATCTGGCGCTCATGCGCTCCGTTCGCGACGTCTTCAATCCTCAGGGGCTGCTCAATCCGGGGAAGATCTTTCCAACGTCCTCGGGATGCGGTGAGTCATCTGCCCTTCCGGCGGTCGCTGCCGTGCCCGGAGCCTGGATTTGACTCCCGAAGCGCCTCGGCGTCTTCTGGAGGGCGTGAGCTCGCGGCCGCCGCGTTCCGACGACCCGAAGATCGATGGGCTCTCCCCCTGGCTGGTGCTCGAGCCCGAGAACGAAGCAGCTCTCTCACGAGCGCTCGAGCTCTGCCATCGAGAGTCCCTCGCGGTAGTTCCCGTCGGCTCGGGAACGAGACTCTCGCTCGGGAACCGCCCGAGCCATCTCGATGCTTTTCTTTCCACGCGCGCTCTGGACGGCGTCGTCGATCATATTCCTTCCGATCTCACGGTCACCGTGCGCGCCGGTACGCGCGTGGGGACGCTCCAAGAGGAGCTCTTCGAGCTAGGCCAGTTCCTGCCCGTCGACCCGCCGCTTCCCGACCGGGCGACCGTCGGTGGTGTGTTTGCCCTCGCCGAGCCGGGATTTCGAAGGCGGCCCGGTGGGCGTCCGCGTGATCTTCTCTTGGGTTTCGAGGGGGTTCTCGCCGACGGAACCGTCGTAAAGTCCGGCGGTCGCGTCGTAAAGAACGTCGCCGGCTACGAGCTGTCCAAGCTCTTCACCGGATCGGCGGGGACGCTCGTGGTGATGACCCGAGCCCATCTCAGACTGCGCGCACTTCCCGAAGAGGTGGTCACGGTGAGCGCCCGGTTTCGACGCGCCGGCGACGCTCGATCGGCCTGGCACGAGCTGAATCGCTCGCATTCGTTGCCCGAAGCCGCCGCTCTTCTCAATCCCGCCAGCTCGCGGGCCTCGAGTCTCGCTGATTGGAGCCTCGTCCTGCGATTCGAAGGCCTTTCCGAAGAAGTCAGCGCATCGGTAGAGGCCGCGGTCGAGCGACTTCGGGGAGCAGCCAGGATATCGTCTCGAGTCTGGGATTGGATACGAGACTTTCCCCTCG
The genomic region above belongs to Vicinamibacteria bacterium and contains:
- a CDS encoding Ig-like domain-containing protein, encoding MRFRGWVLAIPVSVTTLPEPEVSVRGTILNGPSSLVLEGEVVEDNRFYLACETITIGPDFHIVGPGSAVFRAGSHVTVWNGFSVGSDARATFQLDPGCTADTLPTVTIDAPVDGSIFGSADPIDFSGAATDDEDGDLASELSWISDRDGSIGSGAVISTAGLSPGLHRVTAWVADHGGLIGSAQIALTVVVGSPPSVTINAPASGSIFDSGESIDFTGTASDAEDGVLTAEISWSSNLDGEFGTGGSITHGTLSLGQHTITATVTDTEGLASSDLVTLTVNNTPPVVSISLPVHGASFDFGETIQFSGTADDLEDGELTPSLLWESDRDGSLGTGGFLSMATLSSGSHEITASAVDGEGSTGLAQVNVAVAEPAPTTVEVRVGSSSDDAEEKPTGSVSLASSDLELVEEGSIQTVGIRFGGVDVPRDAAIANAFIQFQVDETGDGPTFLVIEGESVDHAFPFATSNGDVSTRPRTAASVVWVPPPWTTVGESGSEQRTPDLSPVIQEIVSRPGWSSGNALSIVLIGVGRRTAEAYDGVQNAAPLLHIEYRDAINNAPPTVTIAAPENGTTFENGLNVVFLGTATDAEDGDVSSLVSWESDRDGMIGAGGSFTSDLSEGVHVVTATATDTGGKSGSDQVLFVVLPTGVVVVGAGDIAGCGPQNDEGTAALLDDIAGTVITLGDHVYPDGAAQEFANCYDPSWGRHKWRTQPSAGNHDYHTAGASAYFDYFGAAAGNPGEGYYSYDLGSWHVIVLNSNCAQVGGCDPGSPQGQWLQSDLAANPSTCTLAYWHHPRFSSGEHGNAAAAVDLFEMAYQGGIDVVLTAHDHDYERFAPQDPNGNLDQTRGVRQFVVGTGGAALRPMVTVLPNSQVRHSDSHGVLKLTLYPAGYEWEFVTVSGTFTDSGAAACVATP
- a CDS encoding aminotransferase class I/II-fold pyridoxal phosphate-dependent enzyme, coding for MRESEDGSTEALRAFAREAVDWMLDYLTSPTDDRIFSGVAPAEIFGRFNEAIPEEGSSLGAVFQEFRREIVAGATHLQHSGNFAYIPNSASVVGIVADLLAATLNQNVSLVRGGPSAAAVEAQTVRWLQSLIGYPAEGGGVLTSGGSLANLMALALARERLAGGERMVFYLSEETHSSIDRGLRFLGIGPDAIRRIPTDDAFRMNLGALRAAIAREGCRGVVVATAGTIGSGAVDPLEELADVCRRENLWLHVDGAYGALAAAAPSASWMRAGLSRADSISLDPHKWLFVPIDTSCLLVRDVSFMREFFTVVPDYLKVSASEMEGDVHHPMQHTVELSRRFRALRLWMVLKTYGARAIRDRIEAHLSLARELASWIERAPDFELCAPVMTSTVCFRYLPGSDATQERILDRLNRRPGLFLSPNRLRGRFTLRACITHLRTGENDLRRLWEACQEEARGL
- a CDS encoding PilZ domain-containing protein, whose translation is MASVIQRVDLSDDYLVWLKTSFNEGTGKLLSLSPGGAYVATSMSLLPQAQVRLRILPPKEPFSFELEAVVNWENRGNRRRGPFPPGYGVRFTELGSSAVEAIREVLRSAIVPNIATGPVDSSHWETMAAMDPSQTARFVVAKRKEAQEGSCPACGK
- the folE gene encoding GTP cyclohydrolase I is translated as MANPGNRFDLEAMQDAVRRFLEASGHVIEGTELEPTPALVARAWSETFLDGYEVDPKELFQEAYPLPKSRAPSGMVLLKAIPFHGLCPHHLLPYHGLAHLAYLPGPKLASLSSLTRLVDCYSHRLEIQETVTRQIADALVAHLRARGAAVLLETDQTCMTMRNAERRGTRTVTQHFSGSFGRRINLRLEFLRSLGSLP
- a CDS encoding 6-carboxytetrahydropterin synthase, which gives rise to MILRVEFQFNAAHRLPYYQGPCSHTHGHNYRLLVFVEGPVDPATGLAVDFLQVKAIVHEHVLSVIDHDDLNRYLENPTAENVVIWMWKRLLPHLGGLKEMQLYETDDAGVIYHGEPG
- a CDS encoding secondary thiamine-phosphate synthase enzyme YjbQ — encoded protein: MNSRASLSASAIVKTDDAEEGTWEELEGNLKMFSRTLKVVTDSRVELYNVTDRIRDLVKSSGVKAGFLILSSLHTTTAVFINEFQAALMADVKHFLEKLAHRDSGYLHNCEDCSDCERKNADAHIRALVLGHNITLPIQEGKIPLGQWQSILFAELDGPRERSLTAQVIGV
- a CDS encoding FAD-linked oxidase C-terminal domain-containing protein, with the protein product MLEAAFLSELAALVEPEALLVDAHHVIAYECDGSTAFKAAPDAVVLPRSTEEVARVVQCCSRARVPFVARGAGTGLSGGATPSEGGVVIALTRMNRLLELDLDNRLALCQTGIVNLEISRSVAPHGLTFAPDPSSQSACTLGGNIAENSGGPHCFKYGPTTAHVVGLRVVLPDGQIVELGGPRETAGYDLVGLFVGSEGTFGIATEALVRLMPLPEAVKTLLAPFRSMVAACEAVSAIVARGIVPAALEMLDRRTIEVIEAGALAAGYPKEAEAVLLVELDGPGSGMDRMEREVQRICIECGAVSVQVARNDEERARLWLGRKSAFGAMGRLSTDLYVQDGVVPRSMLPEVLERVGEIASKHRIRVANVFHAGDGNLHPCIPYDGRDEDEKRRVLAASHEILELCVSVGGSISGEHGIGVEKADRMDLLFSPADLALMRSVRDVFNPQGLLNPGKIFPTSSGCGESSALPAVAAVPGAWI
- a CDS encoding FAD-binding oxidoreductase, yielding MTPEAPRRLLEGVSSRPPRSDDPKIDGLSPWLVLEPENEAALSRALELCHRESLAVVPVGSGTRLSLGNRPSHLDAFLSTRALDGVVDHIPSDLTVTVRAGTRVGTLQEELFELGQFLPVDPPLPDRATVGGVFALAEPGFRRRPGGRPRDLLLGFEGVLADGTVVKSGGRVVKNVAGYELSKLFTGSAGTLVVMTRAHLRLRALPEEVVTVSARFRRAGDARSAWHELNRSHSLPEAAALLNPASSRASSLADWSLVLRFEGLSEEVSASVEAAVERLRGAARISSRVWDWIRDFPLGATGSHVLVLRGQVAPALTFELAEEWRDGGPLVAHPDSGLVFSRTEEPDGLSDRQEVARRLGANVVLEQAPPGLKEDMDVFGEPPKAFAIMRRLKQELDPRGILSPGRFVGRL